A single window of Rubripirellula lacrimiformis DNA harbors:
- a CDS encoding sulfotransferase family protein, producing the protein MLPPDPASTPIPAADRPASSRTNPLTPPLAMPMPSLLIAGAQKCGTSTLHACLTAHPDVQAAISPDTGKEVKEIDFFMDHWSRGIDWYQSHFTDPDRKGIDATPNMICSPLAHSRMAALIPDARIIVTLRDPVARAFSQFNHYTQELDESRDWDWLLPGASFADNIQAEFETTRASWYGILNRGMYLQQIDSLLRHFPRSQIHLMVMEQWNADPQQHFDTMLQFLGLEPQRLPTIVSHMRPYTVPPLDSPTAEILRQRYRPHNEALFEFMGQSIDQWE; encoded by the coding sequence ATGCTGCCACCCGACCCGGCCAGCACTCCCATCCCCGCTGCCGACCGACCTGCGTCCAGTCGGACGAATCCCCTGACACCTCCACTCGCCATGCCGATGCCCAGTCTATTGATCGCCGGCGCCCAGAAATGTGGAACCTCGACGCTGCACGCCTGCCTGACCGCCCACCCGGATGTGCAAGCGGCGATCAGCCCCGACACTGGCAAAGAAGTCAAAGAAATCGACTTTTTCATGGACCACTGGTCGCGGGGCATCGATTGGTACCAGAGCCATTTCACCGATCCGGATCGAAAAGGGATCGACGCCACCCCCAATATGATCTGTTCACCGCTGGCACATTCCCGGATGGCTGCGTTGATCCCCGATGCACGGATCATCGTGACGCTTCGAGACCCTGTTGCCCGCGCCTTCAGCCAGTTCAACCATTACACGCAGGAACTTGACGAATCCCGCGACTGGGACTGGCTGCTGCCCGGCGCATCGTTCGCAGACAACATCCAGGCCGAATTCGAAACCACCCGCGCCAGTTGGTACGGGATTTTGAACCGAGGAATGTATCTTCAACAGATCGATTCTCTGCTGCGACACTTCCCGCGATCCCAAATCCATCTGATGGTGATGGAGCAGTGGAATGCGGATCCACAGCAGCATTTCGATACGATGTTGCAGTTCCTGGGCTTGGAACCACAGCGGTTGCCGACGATCGTATCGCACATGCGGCCCTACACGGTCCCACCACTGGATTCGCCCACGGCGGAGATCCTGCGCCAGCGATATCGCCCTCACAACGAAGCACTGTTTGAATTCATGGGCCAATCGATTGACCAGTGGGAATAG
- a CDS encoding tetratricopeptide repeat protein, with product MTVDTYAICPCGSGKKIKFCKCKDSVHELDEVMNMIEGGQVVPSLDRLSSILAENPDAAWALAVRGRLLLDLREYDSLAENAERFIRLQPSNPLALTQFAAALLFKGQPEKATAKMLEALTESGRDVDAFVLDVSSVLAYSLAQGGLFLTARVYATLAMMASGYQGGQTAMTVLRQLNSAPSISQLMKAVPEPIQRPEDAEWGERFDEASTLLRSNKVILAESKFESLRRSVPQQPAILLGLLTCAIWRGDADAQSDLLKKLSTCESLDFEQRARFLAMSALAKPGAPDASVETLTLSADIDQADEVEMALMSNARFVALPADLLQGMRTSEDDVPPKSGFQILDRDKPESLDKLPAVDDVPEAIAMVFVYGRQTDRAARIEAVEVRRDIVDEVRSRIDAEVSGLTWTENQGDPLPLLVACQPAIAMLRFQAKPAEAEKLQNELTETRMADAILSLKLPLLGGSSLRDLVGDESKLLERTAVVRLVQQFDAIVSKSESVVASVIEQAGLKAPDPIKPSDDDIESVANEDLNLVDPSGLNSESLIYLLQRAQQVSATPATRRLAGRLIDAELTEEQQPAKLLAYMSLVNAAENSSEALELLEKAKEFAVSKGIPTSNLLLSEVGLRLSAGDGPGFQSTLQKLTTEYGNEPEVMARLQQLLMQYGLINPDGSPRGGGPPPGPQGGGGSQGGLWTPDGGGAPAGPAPEEGGGGGSKLWVPGMD from the coding sequence ATGACCGTCGATACCTACGCGATTTGCCCCTGTGGAAGCGGCAAAAAGATCAAATTCTGCAAGTGTAAAGATTCTGTCCACGAGCTTGACGAAGTCATGAACATGATCGAGGGGGGGCAGGTTGTCCCGTCACTCGATCGCTTGTCGAGCATCCTTGCCGAAAACCCCGATGCAGCTTGGGCGTTGGCGGTCCGCGGGCGGTTGTTGTTGGATCTTCGCGAGTACGATTCGTTGGCCGAGAATGCCGAGCGATTCATTCGGTTGCAGCCCAGCAACCCGTTGGCGCTGACGCAGTTTGCCGCCGCACTGCTGTTCAAGGGGCAGCCCGAAAAAGCAACCGCAAAGATGCTGGAGGCGCTGACCGAAAGTGGCCGCGACGTAGACGCCTTTGTGTTGGACGTGTCGTCGGTCCTGGCCTATTCGCTAGCCCAGGGCGGCCTGTTCCTGACCGCGCGTGTCTACGCCACCTTGGCCATGATGGCGTCTGGCTACCAGGGCGGCCAAACCGCGATGACCGTGCTGCGACAATTGAATTCGGCACCGTCGATCAGCCAGTTGATGAAGGCGGTTCCCGAACCGATCCAGCGTCCCGAAGATGCGGAATGGGGCGAACGGTTCGACGAAGCATCCACGTTGCTGCGAAGCAATAAAGTGATTCTGGCAGAATCCAAGTTCGAATCTTTGCGTCGAAGCGTGCCGCAGCAGCCTGCGATTTTGCTTGGACTGCTGACCTGTGCCATTTGGCGAGGCGATGCCGACGCACAGTCCGATCTGCTGAAGAAATTGTCCACCTGCGAATCGTTGGACTTCGAACAACGAGCTCGATTCTTGGCGATGTCGGCATTGGCCAAGCCAGGTGCCCCGGACGCTTCGGTCGAAACGTTGACGTTGTCAGCCGACATCGACCAAGCCGACGAAGTCGAAATGGCTCTGATGTCCAACGCTCGCTTCGTGGCACTGCCCGCCGACCTGTTGCAGGGCATGCGAACCAGCGAAGACGATGTGCCGCCCAAGTCAGGGTTCCAAATTTTGGATCGCGACAAACCGGAATCCTTGGACAAGTTGCCGGCCGTTGATGATGTGCCCGAAGCCATCGCAATGGTCTTTGTCTATGGTCGCCAAACCGATCGCGCCGCCCGAATCGAAGCGGTCGAAGTTCGCCGCGATATCGTCGACGAAGTACGATCACGCATCGATGCCGAAGTCAGCGGATTGACCTGGACCGAAAACCAAGGCGATCCATTGCCGCTGTTGGTCGCCTGCCAGCCAGCGATCGCGATGCTGCGTTTCCAAGCAAAGCCCGCGGAAGCCGAAAAGCTGCAGAACGAACTGACCGAGACCCGCATGGCGGATGCGATCCTGTCGTTGAAACTGCCGTTGCTAGGCGGATCTTCGCTACGAGATTTGGTCGGTGATGAATCGAAACTGCTGGAACGGACCGCCGTCGTCCGTCTGGTGCAACAGTTCGATGCGATCGTTTCGAAGAGCGAATCGGTGGTCGCGTCGGTGATCGAACAAGCCGGCCTGAAAGCGCCGGACCCGATCAAGCCTAGCGATGATGATATCGAATCGGTCGCAAACGAAGACTTGAACCTGGTCGATCCATCGGGTTTGAATTCCGAGTCGTTGATCTATCTGTTGCAACGCGCCCAGCAAGTCTCGGCGACGCCTGCCACGCGTCGATTGGCGGGACGTCTGATTGACGCGGAACTGACCGAAGAACAGCAACCGGCCAAACTGCTGGCGTACATGTCGCTGGTCAACGCGGCCGAAAACAGCTCGGAAGCGTTGGAGTTGTTGGAGAAAGCCAAAGAGTTTGCGGTCAGCAAGGGAATCCCGACTTCCAATCTGTTGCTCAGCGAAGTCGGATTGCGATTGTCGGCCGGCGACGGTCCCGGTTTCCAAAGCACGCTGCAGAAATTGACGACCGAATACGGGAACGAACCTGAGGTCATGGCACGTTTGCAACAACTGTTGATGCAATACGGTCTGATCAATCCAGACGGATCGCCCCGCGGTGGTGGTCCCCCACCCGGACCACAAGGTGGCGGCGGATCCCAAGGCGGTTTGTGGACTCCCGACGGTGGCGGTGCACCTGCTGGGCCAGCACCCGAAGAAGGCGGTGGTGGCGGCAGCAAGTTGTGGGTTCCAGGAATGGACTGA
- the ribD gene encoding bifunctional diaminohydroxyphosphoribosylaminopyrimidine deaminase/5-amino-6-(5-phosphoribosylamino)uracil reductase RibD has product MTLGVSKVDDQFMQAALDLARSGQGHVEPNPMVGCVIVRDGCVVGQGFHGQFGGPHAEVAAIRSLANPADARGATAYVTLEPCCHFGKTPPCADALIEVGVGRVVVAMEDPFDQVSGGGIAKLRAAGIEVTVGTRCAEAGDLNAPFLKRVQSGLPWVIAKWAMTIDGRIATVGGESQWITGASSRAEVHRLRGRVDAIVVGMGTVVADDPTLTARPAGPRAADRVVYCRNRLPSLDSNLVRTAKDHRLILVVGPEIDRQSLDQVRAAGAEIMPVDAVDLAAMARAGIQAIGESGATNVMLEGGSELLGSFFLASLIDECHVYVGAKAFGGAAAPGPVGGIGVAEIAQATNFKLRAMDQFDDDVRLIYRRFAD; this is encoded by the coding sequence GTGACGCTGGGCGTATCGAAAGTGGACGATCAGTTCATGCAGGCCGCATTGGATTTGGCACGGTCCGGCCAAGGGCATGTCGAGCCCAATCCGATGGTAGGGTGCGTGATCGTTCGCGATGGCTGCGTGGTCGGACAAGGTTTCCACGGGCAGTTCGGTGGCCCGCACGCCGAGGTTGCTGCGATTCGCTCGCTTGCAAATCCGGCCGATGCACGCGGCGCGACCGCCTATGTGACTTTGGAACCATGCTGTCACTTCGGGAAGACACCCCCCTGTGCCGACGCGCTGATCGAGGTGGGGGTTGGGCGAGTGGTGGTCGCGATGGAGGATCCGTTCGACCAAGTTTCGGGCGGCGGAATCGCTAAGCTGCGCGCCGCCGGGATCGAGGTAACGGTGGGCACGCGATGTGCCGAGGCTGGGGACTTGAACGCGCCGTTCCTGAAGCGTGTGCAATCCGGATTGCCATGGGTGATCGCAAAATGGGCCATGACGATCGATGGTCGCATTGCCACCGTTGGCGGCGAAAGCCAGTGGATCACCGGTGCGTCGTCACGAGCCGAAGTTCATCGCTTGCGCGGGCGAGTGGACGCCATCGTGGTTGGCATGGGAACCGTGGTCGCAGACGATCCGACGTTGACCGCACGACCGGCCGGGCCGCGGGCCGCCGATCGCGTCGTGTACTGCCGAAATCGGTTGCCCAGTCTGGATAGCAACCTGGTTCGGACCGCCAAGGACCATCGATTGATCCTTGTCGTTGGCCCGGAAATCGATCGCCAATCTCTCGATCAAGTCCGGGCGGCGGGTGCCGAAATCATGCCGGTCGATGCTGTTGATTTGGCTGCCATGGCCAGGGCCGGCATCCAAGCGATCGGGGAAAGCGGCGCGACAAACGTGATGTTAGAAGGCGGCAGCGAACTTTTGGGAAGTTTTTTTTTAGCGTCTCTGATCGACGAATGTCACGTTTACGTCGGTGCCAAGGCCTTCGGCGGTGCGGCGGCTCCGGGGCCCGTGGGCGGCATTGGGGTCGCGGAAATTGCCCAGGCGACGAACTTCAAACTGCGGGCGATGGATCAATTCGATGACGATGTGCGGCTGATTTACCGCCGATTCGCCGATTGA